A segment of the Fusarium musae strain F31 chromosome 2, whole genome shotgun sequence genome:
CTGCGCCACTGTCCTATCGACTGTTTTAAGCCGACAGGTAAATCTCGCTCTTGAAATGATTTGTCGTTCAAAGTTGTAATAAGCGATAACTAAGTGCTTTTGTATATAGTAGTAGTGCTAGAGCTGTTCAACACGATATAATCTCTATGCCGAATTGTTCTGTCTTTGCTTGTAGTCGTCAAGTCCTTCGACGTGTCTTGCCATCAGGATACTACCATAGCCCTGCTCATCCCCAGCGGGATACGACATGGAGAATGGGTACGACTATAGGCCTCGCTGTGGTGAGCCTGTTGCTCAAGTCTGTTGCGGTGGGATATATCTATCGCACATCCCGCAGAAGAATCAACAAGTCAATCGCGTCGAAATTGCCTTTCAATCAAGTGCGACCGTTAAGTGTTATCTTCATGAAGCATGCCAATGGTGCGCGAGGTTGATGTTAAGGAGTGGTTGGTTTCTCAACCCCCCAAATTCTCGACCATGGATTTCAAGACTTGAGCGAGCTGACGGGAGTATAGAGTCTCCCATGATAGCAGCTCTTCAGGCGTCCGTCGGTGAATGGACCCTCTAGGTGACCAGTTCCAGAGGTTTGTTCGAGCAACATGTTCACCTCATATTGGCTTGTTCGAACTGAAACTGTTGCCCATTGGGGAATGCCATGCTGGCACTCAATCCAAAAGGGTCCCAGTCCAAGCCATTCTGGTCTAAAAGCTGCGTCATTGATGGATATTGCGAGTGCGAGGTTTGTGGCTGCTGGACGGGTTCATGGGATGGTGTCATCTGGTGTCCAGGTCCACTAGAGGCAGGCGACATCATCATAGGCTGCTGGTTCTCTCCATTGTAGCCTGAGGGGTATCCTCCGTGACCAGCTGGTGTTTCGATTTCAGGCTCGTCAATCATACCGTCTTGTTCATATTCTTGCTCTAGAAGATCTATTAGGACGTGTTATCAATGAGCTGACATGAGAAAACTTACCAAGCTGTTCGATATGGTTTTGGAAGGCAGGAGTAGGGTAGTAAGAAGCTCCGGATCCTGTTTGGCCTCCACGTCCACCATTCTGCATCATCGATGATCGAGGGACTTGTGTGTTCTGAGGcatctgttgctgttgctgctggggcATCTGCTGGCGCGACATGCTAGTCATCGAACCTCTCATCGACATGTTATCCGAGGCCGCAGGAGAGAACGCGGAGCCGGTATTACTCGGCGAGTTGGAATGAGACGATGGTGTGGGTCGATTCTTGGGTGAAGTAGCGTTCGAATGAGGTTGCAGCGGAGGTGGCAGTACTGGCACAGGCTCAGCCTTGGGGGCGATGTTCGAGTTTGATCGTCGAGACTGGTGGTGCCGGTTCATAATCGCACGCTGGATAGGAGGAGGCTGAACGAGGT
Coding sequences within it:
- a CDS encoding hypothetical protein (EggNog:ENOG41), which gives rise to MADKMSIDKADPAQHQNNNNHLNGLNGHSREETDSLVGSSPEGDHHPVITSAANATQEPQQPKRKGGRKPRLTEDEKIYATSEERKQRNRQAQAAFRERRTEYIKQLEETIRVHESNLHNLQAAHRTAADECLMLRYKNSLLERILLEKGIDVQAELRAKTGSPNLGPTHMPQNLVQPPPIQRAIMNRHHQSRRSNSNIAPKAEPVPVLPPPLQPHSNATSPKNRPTPSSHSNSPSNTGSAFSPAASDNMSMRGSMTSMSRQQMPQQQQQQMPQNTQVPRSSMMQNGGRGGQTGSGASYYPTPAFQNHIEQLDLLEQEYEQDGMIDEPEIETPAGHGGYPSGYNGENQQPMMMSPASSGPGHQMTPSHEPVQQPQTSHSQYPSMTQLLDQNGLDWDPFGLSASMAFPNGQQFQFEQANMR